The Polyangium mundeleinium genome contains the following window.
AGGTGCAAGAGACGGGCGCGTGCATCGTCGGTTTGCCTGGACATACAGGCCCGCTGTGGGTGCGTTGCTCCTTCGAGCTCGCGCTGGGAGGTGCCCCGTGAGCCCGCGGCCGCCCCTCGTGCTCGTGCCGCAGTTCTTCGGCTCGACCGTCTTCGATCGGCGAACCTCCCGGTATTTCCCATTCGATCACGAAGCGACCGACGTCCTCCTCCGCGCCCGCTCGACGTCGATCGGCGCGATGATCGACGCCGCCCCACCCGAGCGCCGGGATGCGCTCGGCGCGTTCGCCGCGGCCTTTTATCACAAGGATTTCTTCACCCACGATTTGCGGTTCGACGGCGAGGCCCTCGACGTCGTGCCGCCGGCCGATCACCTCACGGGGCCGCTCGCCGTGCACCTCGAGGTCGTCGCCGCGTGCAACCTCACGTGCTCGCATTGTTTTGCGGGCGAGCTCCCGCGCCGCGAGCCCCCGCTCACGCTCGCCGAGCTCGATACGCTGTTCGCCACCCTCGCACGGATGGGATCGTTCCGCCTCGGCCTCACCGGCGGAGAACCGCTGCTCCGCAAGGATCTCTTCGACATCCTCGATCTCGCGACGAGCCACGGCCTGCACCCGTGCCTCACGACGAACGCGCTCATGCTCACCGAGGAGACCGCGAAGAAGCTCGGCGAACGGTCGCTCGTCTGGCTCAACGTCAGCCTCGACGGGGCGACGGCCGCGACGAACGACGCGGTGCGTGGCGCGGGGACGTTCGATCGGGTGCTGGAGAAGCTCGTGATGCTTCGGGCGCACGCGCGATTCTCGCTCGCGTTCACGGTGATGCGTCACAACGCCGACGAGGCACGCGCGTTCGCCGAGCTCGCCGCGCGGACGGGCGCGTTCACGGCCGTGTTCCGGCCGCTTTATCCCGTGGGTTCGGCCGAGGCGCGGGAGGAGCTCTGGCCGTCGTTCGGCGATTACGAGCGCGCGCTCGACGCGATCTGGACCCTCGGCGGAGACGAAGCGGGCCGCCCCGCCGCCGTGCGCGCGATCGATCCGTTCTCTTCGAAGAGCCGCCGTGATTCGCAGGCGGTCGTCCAAGACAACTGGGGGTGCGGCGCGGGCAATACGGTCTGCTCCATTTCCGTCGGCGGCGACGTGAACCCGTGCAGCTTCCTCGGGCCCACGTTCGTCGCCGACAACGTCCGCCGCGCCCCGTTCGATCACATCTGGAGCGAGGGCGAAAGGTTTCGCAGGATCCGCGGCCTGCCCGGCGACGGCACCGGCACGGCCACGTTCGGCGGCGGCTGCCGCGCGCGTTCGCTCGTCATGGCCGGCGACGTCAATGCCCCCGATCCCTGGCTCGCCGAGCACGAGAAAGTCCCGGCGCGCCGCAATCCGCTCACTGTGCTTCGCGCCCAGCGGAGGCTCGCATGAAGCCCCTCGACACGGAATGGCTCCTCTCGGCCGATCACGTCTTGCCCTCGGCCGCGGAGCTCTTGCACCTCGCCGCGAAGCTCGCCGCGAACGGCGAGCTTGAAAAGGCCGCGACCGCCTGCGACGCTGCATTCCGCGTCGCCCCGGACGATTCCGACGTTGCCTCTGCGCGCGCGCTCCTCCTCGATCGGCTGCGCATCGAGGAGCACGGCCTCGTCTTTCGGTACGTGCCCGCGGGGCCTTTTCTCATGGGCGCGGAGGACGGCGACCCCGACGAGCGCCCCGTGCACGCGGTCGAGCTCGAACCCTTCTGGATCACGGAGGTTCCGATCTCGTGGTCCGCGTATCACGCCCTCCTCGGCTGGTCCCCGCCGCCCTACGGCATGCCGCAGCACAAGCCGATCCGAGATCCGAAGACGGGCAAGTACGACGACGAGCTGTTCTTTCTCCACAACGATCACAAGATCCGGCGGAAGTATTGCGCGAGCGAGACCCTCCTCGAGCACGAGGTCCCGCCGAGCGACGCGACGCGCCCCTGGACGTACGACCAGAAGCCGATGGTCGCGGTCTCGTGGGCGCAGGCGAACGCGCTTGGAAAGGCGCTCTCGAACGATCGGGTGACCTACCGTTTGCCCACCGAGGCCGAATGGGAGAAGGCTGCGCGGGGCGGGCTCGTCGGTCGTCGTTATCCGTGGGGGGACGATCCGCCCACGCCCGAGCTTTGTGACTTCGATCGATTCGAGGCGTTCTCGATCCGTCCGCCGCAGGACTTCCCGCCGAACGGCTACGGTCTCCACGGGATGAGCGGCGGCGTCCGGGAATGGACCGCCGACGGATACGACGCCGCGTCTTACGCCGAGAGCCCGCGTGCGCGCCCCACGGGCCCCGCGACGGTGAAGCAGCGGGTGCTCCGCGGGGGCTCGTGGGCCGATTGCGCGTGGGCGGTGCGTGTCTCCTTCCGCATGGGGCACGCGCCCGACAGGGCGAGTGATCCGACGATTGGGTTTCGCCTGTGCCGGACGGCCCGCGGAACGACACGTCGCTGACCTTCGCGGGCGCGGGCCGGGGTGGTGCAGCACATGCGCCGCGCGTGGTCCCCACTACCCGCCGCCAAACTTTCGTTTGTCGCCGGAGGGATGTTGTGGCATCGTAACGTCATGCCCAGACGAACCATACCTTCTCCCGCCGCAGCCAAGGTCGGCGCGCGCATCCGCGTGCTGCGCCTCGAACGGGGTCTGTCCCTCCAGCACGTTGCCGATGTCGGTCAACTGTCGAAGGGTCACCTCTCCAGCATCGAGCACGGGCTCGCGGCGATCACGGTCGAGACGCTCGTGCGCATCGCGCAAGGGCTGGACGTATTGGCGATGGATCTGCTCACGTTCCCGGAGGACGAGGAGCGGGGTCGCATCGCCGACATCATTCGCACCAAGATCGGAAAGAAAGAGCTGCCGAAGCTCCGGCGGGAGCTCTCGGCGCGCGGCGCGGGCAAGGCCTGAAGCCGCCCCGGGGGGGGCCGCTTCGTCCTCCTCGACGCTCATCGCGTCGGCCTTCCGTGCTAACCTCCTCCGCATGCAGGACGCTCTCGACGCGCTCACGGACGACGTACGGTCCACGCAGCCCGAACAGATTTTGATCGTCACCGGCGCCGGCGTCAGCCACGCCAGCGGAATCCCCACGTTCCGCGGGAACGATCCCGACGCCATCTGGAAGCGCGACGTCACCGAGCTCGGCACCCGCGCGTTTTTCTGCGAGAACCCCGCGGGCTCGTGGCAATGGTATCTCTCGCGATTCGAGAAGGTCTCCGGCGCGAAGCCGAACCCGGGGCATCACGCCATCGCGGCGCTCGAGCGATTCCAGACGGAGAGGGGCGGCGACTTCCTCCTCGTCACGCAGAACGTCGACACCCTGCACGAGCAGGCCGGGTCGAAGCGCATGGTCAAGGTCCACGGGACGAGCGATCGGTATCGGTGTTCCCGGAGCGGCTGCGAGCTCGGCGCGCTCGAGGGATCGATCGCCGCGTCCGAGGTCGACCTCACGGCGTTCCGGGCAAACCCCGTGGAGGCGAACGTGCCGCGTTGCCCTTCGTGTGGCTCGTTTCTGCGGATGCACGTCCTCTGGTTCGACGAGGTGTATGCCGGGCACGACGACTACCAGTGGAGTCGGGTGCTCGACGCTGCGAAGGTGCAGGCGCGGCTCGTGATCTTCGCGGGCACGTCCTTTTCGGTCGGCGTGACCGAGCTCGTGACGCAATCCGCGCGTGCGCGGCGCGTGCCCGTCTTCAACATCGACCCCACGCCGCGCATCCACCAGCCGGGTATCATGTCCATCGCCGCCGGCGCGGAGGTGGCGCTCGTCGAGGTGTGCAAGCGGCTCGGCGTGGCCGTGTAGCCGGGGCGTTGAGATGGCGGCGGGGGAAAGGAAATCCTTGCGCGTGGACGGGCTGTTGCTCGCTCTCGAGTCCCATGCGGGGAGGTGGGAGCTTTCGACGGACGACGCGAAGAAGGATCCCCTATGCACGCTGGCCTGGATCGTAAATTTCGCCGCCGGGGGAGGGTGGCCCGGGCTGGAGGAGGCGATTGAGCATCGGAGGAAGCCGCCTTTCGTGCAAGAGCTCGGCGCCGCTCCCGTGGCTCCCGAGGAGGTCACGTACGTCGAGCGGCTCGATTGGCGCATCCTCACCGGCAAGACGTTCGATGCAAACGATGCATGGGGGGTCGCCTCCACGTTTCTCGGCCCCGGGATGATCCTGCCGGGCACGACCCTTCTTCGCCTCATTCGAGCGCTGCGCGAGCTGAACGGAGAGCTCCCCAAGACGGCCGAGCCGGCGCGCGAGCCTCCTGTGGAGTCGCCCTTCGAAACCCTCGACCTCGACGAGGTCGTCGAGCTCGAAAGGAGCGCCGTGGAGCTCGACGACGTCGCGCGAAAGGTGGGGAAGACAGGCGCAGAGGAGGGGTGCGAGTCGGCAGGCCGGTCACAGTTGTTCGTCTCCCTGGACGTGTACGGCTTTCTCGGCACCGACGGGTACGCGGAAAAGCACGCGTGGCTCGAAGCCCATGGGCTCGGGACCTTGCTCGGTTATCACGACGCTGCGGAGGCGCTCCGTCGTTATTTGCGGGATCCCGAGCGCAAGCACTTCCTCCCGGAGGCGGCCGAGGACGAGGAGGTCGTCGGCGCCTGGGTATCCGTCGACTGGTTTCGCCTCGGTGTCCCCACGCCGCCGGGCATGAGCCCCGTGTCGTGGCTCGCGCGTTGCGAGCGTTTTTTGCGTGACTACGACCCCGAGTCGTTCGAGAGCCCGTTCTCGCTCTCCATGAAGATCGGGAGTGAGACCTACGAGGTCGAATGGAGGAGGGACCACCACCAAAAGCCCTCGGTCGTTCGCGTCTTCGTGGAGAAGTGGCCTGGAGAACGAGCCTGACCACGGGGTCGGGTCGAACCTTCTTGCCTCCGCGCGGCGAAGCTCGTAGATGGGCGCCACCTTGGGTGCGCTCCGCGGTAGCCTCACGTTCTCGCGCTTCTACGTCACTGGTGACATCCCCGACGATGTTCCCGGAACGACGCTGAAGCGCATCCGTGCCAACGCTTTCCAGCCCCTCTCGCCCGACGACGAGAAAAACGAGGGCGCGGGCTGGGCCAGCATCGAGGATCCCTTCGTCACGGACCTCGATCACGAAAAGGTCTTCTACAACGAGTACGTTTGTCTGGGCTTGCGCCTCGATCGGTGGGTCATCCCCGGCCCGCTGCTCAAGGCCCACCTGCGCGACGCCGAGCAGGCGCTCCTGGCGAAGAGGGGCCTCGAGCGCCTCGGCAGGCAGGCGAAGGCCGAGTTGAAGACGATGGTCGTGCGCAAGCTGCGGCGCCAGCTCGTGCCCTCGCTCAAGAGTTACGACGTCGTGTGGAATTTGCGGACGAACGTGCTCCACCTGTACAGCCAATCCGAGCGCATCGCGGCCCTGCTCGACGACCTCTTCAAGCGCACGTTCAAGGTCGACCTCGTGCCCGAGAGCCCGGGCACGGCCGCCGATCGCCTCGGCCTCGACGCCAAGGAGGCGCGGGCCATGGCCGGGCTCGAACCGACGATCCTTGCCCGATTGGAAGAGGAGGCGCGCTGATGGAGCTCCTGGATCTCATCGAAGGGCGCCGCTTCATGGGGCGTGAATTCGTGGTCTGGCTCTGGTTCGAGAGCGAGATGCAGGAGACGAACCTGCACCCGACGGGCGCCGATCCGGTCTCGATGTGGCTGGAGGCGCAGATCACGCTCGTCCTGGAGAAAGAAGAGAGCCGGCTCAAGGGCGCGATTCCGGCCTCGTCGCCGGAGGCGAAAGAGGCGCTCCGGCAGGGCAAGCTCCCGAAGGAGGCGAAGATGCGCCTCGTGCACGGGGAGCGCGAGTATGCCTGGACGCTCAAGGCCGATTCGCTGGCGCTCTCGGGCCTCAAGTTGCCCACGCAGCTCAAGAAGAACGACGAGAAACACGAGGTCTTTTACGAGCGCATGATGCTGCTCGAAGACCTCGAGACCTCGCTCTCGGCGCTCTACGCGGACTTCGTGCGCCTGCGCCTCGCGGATCCGTGGGACGACGAGATCGTCCCGCTCATGAAGAACTGGGCGCACGGCGAGAAGGCGGACGCGGGCGCGTACCTCGCCACGAAACGCGCGGTGCTCGGCGAGAAGCGGAAACGCAAGCGGTAACCAGCCCGGTTTCCTGCTCCTTGACAGGGAATGGCACGGACCGTTAGGACTCAAACGAGTCGTTACGGTTCTTGCCTTTTCTGGAGGAGATCATGAATCATCGTGGCTGGAGGGGTCGGTGGATTTCGCTCGTGCTGGCGGGCGTGGCTGCCGTGGTCGCGGCGTCCGGATGCTCGGATGACCCGTCGTCGTCGAATACGGGCGGCGCCGGTGGGACCGGCGCGGGCGGGAATGGCGGCGCCGGTGGCGGTGGTGCAGGCGGCGGCGGGATGGGCGGCACCGGCGGGATGGGCAGCGGCGGCGGGGGCGGGGGCCTCGCGGAGCGCACGTCGGCGCGCATGTTCCTGTCCGGGCACAGCCTCACGGACAATCCATTGCCGGACCACGTCCTGACCATCGCGCAGAGCCTCGGCAAGGACTTCAATTTCAACGAGCAGATCGGCATCGGATCGCCCATCCGCGTGAGGACCAAAGGCGGGAGCTTCGACGCGCCGGGCTGGCCCGGATACAGCACCGGGAAGAACCGCGAAGGCAGCGACATGAAGAGGATACGTTCGGGTTCCTGCGCCATTTCCACGACCGATTGATCGACGGCAACCCGGCCGGGCACACGCTGTGTTACCATAGCTGGCTCGACGTCGACAAGAATGCCCCGACGACGTGGATCAACCACGAGAAGAACGCGCTCTACGCGTTAGTGGAAATAGAGCTTGGGGGGGGGGGGGGGGGGGGGGGGGGGGAAGGGGGGGGGGGGGTGGGGGGGAAAAGGGGAATGCGTGGCGACGAAGGTGAACCTCTCGCTCGCGGCCGAGGCGGGGGGGAGGGTCGAGGTGCTCCCCGCGGGCGCGCGCTCGTTGATCTCGTGGAGCGGATCCTGAACGACGAAGTGCAAGGCATCACGGGCACGACGCCGCAGAAGCTCGACAGGATCTTCAGCGACAACGTGCACATGACGCCGCTCGGCTCGTATTACCTGGCGCTCGTCACGTACGCGTCGATCTTCCGGGCCTCGCCGGTCGGCGCGGCCGTCCCTGCAGGGATCAACTTGACATCGGGACGACATGCCTGGTAAGGGGCGCCGCCCTCGGTTCCACCGGGTCTGATCATTCCCCTTCGAGAGGATTCATGCGCCTGCGAAACTCCCTGGTTCTCGTGCTCGCTCTCACCACGACCGGCTACGGTTGCAGCAAGTCCGATGGGGCTGCCGATTCGACGAAATCGGGAGGCGACTCTGCGAAGAGTTCGGTGATGCCGTGAAGAAATGGGACCTCGCCGAGATGGGCGACCGCTCCGGTGGCAGGCTCTCGCCGAGCGGCGTCGTGTACAACCACCGTTTCCTCGCGGGGGACGCCGGCGTGCTCGCGATCGAGCGATCGCGATCGCAGGGGACTGCGCGGCTCGTGGGGACGACGCTCGTCGCCGTGAAGGCGGACGACGATGCCACGAAGAAGGAGCTGTACGACATCCTCGGCGGGAGCTGAGGACGCCCGCTCCGTTCAGGAAAACCCACGCAAAGGCAGGTCCGGCCGCTGGAGCCAGTTGTCCGCGGCGTAATACGCGTCCGCCTCGACGACGTGCACCGTATACGCGTGCCGTGACCGCGCCGAGCGGTTCTCCTCGCTTCGATGCGGCAAGAGCCCGTGCAGCACGACCAGCGTGCCTGCCGGGACTTCGAGGGGAAAGGCGCCGTCCTCGACGAGGGGGACCGGATCCAGCACCTCGAACCGCGTGCTGCCGCGCTCGTCCCGCAAAAAACGTTTCTTGAGCCCCTGCCGGTGCCCGCCGGGCACCACCCACAAGCATCCATTCTCGATCGTCGCGTCCTCCAGCGCGAACCACAGGCCGGTGACGGTCATGGGCTCGGTGTAGAGGAACGTCGCGTCCTGGTGGCAAACCACCTCGCCGCCGATGTGCGGCTGCTTGAAGATGTACATCGATTGCACCAGGACCGGGCGCGAGAGCCCGAGCTCGGCCGTCAGCGCGGCGAGGGCGGGTGTGCGCGAGAATCGATCGAAGACCGGATCGAGATCGTGCATCGCATGGGCGATCTTGTTGAGCGCGCGCTCCTTGGGCACGCGCAGGCGGCCGTCCGGGCCGAGCGCGCCCTCCTCGAAGAAAAAACGGACCTTGTCGCCCGATGCGAGGAAATAGTCGTCGGAGGTGCGCGTCTGCTCGTGGGTGCTGAAGATCGAGCGGTGCGCCTCCGGGTCGAAGGCGTCGACGAGCTCCTCGACACGGCGCTTCAGCGCGAGGCACGCTTCGGCCGAGACGAATCCGGGCAAGACGAGGAACCCGTCGCGCTCGAAGGTGTCGCGGCGTTCGGACGGGGCGATGGGCCGGGGCATGGCTCGATTCTCGTAGCCCTCCCGGACCCGGCTGTCCACGGCTCCGCGGGGAAGCCCGTGCGTGGCCGAGCCGTCGCGCGCGGCGGGTGTTGCGCCGCGGCGAAGCTCGCCTTACGCTCCGCCCATGCATCCGCACCCCTGGCGAATCGTGCGCGCGCTCCGCGTG
Protein-coding sequences here:
- a CDS encoding radical SAM protein, with translation MSPRPPLVLVPQFFGSTVFDRRTSRYFPFDHEATDVLLRARSTSIGAMIDAAPPERRDALGAFAAAFYHKDFFTHDLRFDGEALDVVPPADHLTGPLAVHLEVVAACNLTCSHCFAGELPRREPPLTLAELDTLFATLARMGSFRLGLTGGEPLLRKDLFDILDLATSHGLHPCLTTNALMLTEETAKKLGERSLVWLNVSLDGATAATNDAVRGAGTFDRVLEKLVMLRAHARFSLAFTVMRHNADEARAFAELAARTGAFTAVFRPLYPVGSAEAREELWPSFGDYERALDAIWTLGGDEAGRPAAVRAIDPFSSKSRRDSQAVVQDNWGCGAGNTVCSISVGGDVNPCSFLGPTFVADNVRRAPFDHIWSEGERFRRIRGLPGDGTGTATFGGGCRARSLVMAGDVNAPDPWLAEHEKVPARRNPLTVLRAQRRLA
- a CDS encoding formylglycine-generating enzyme family protein, with the translated sequence MKPLDTEWLLSADHVLPSAAELLHLAAKLAANGELEKAATACDAAFRVAPDDSDVASARALLLDRLRIEEHGLVFRYVPAGPFLMGAEDGDPDERPVHAVELEPFWITEVPISWSAYHALLGWSPPPYGMPQHKPIRDPKTGKYDDELFFLHNDHKIRRKYCASETLLEHEVPPSDATRPWTYDQKPMVAVSWAQANALGKALSNDRVTYRLPTEAEWEKAARGGLVGRRYPWGDDPPTPELCDFDRFEAFSIRPPQDFPPNGYGLHGMSGGVREWTADGYDAASYAESPRARPTGPATVKQRVLRGGSWADCAWAVRVSFRMGHAPDRASDPTIGFRLCRTARGTTRR
- a CDS encoding helix-turn-helix domain-containing protein, coding for MPRRTIPSPAAAKVGARIRVLRLERGLSLQHVADVGQLSKGHLSSIEHGLAAITVETLVRIAQGLDVLAMDLLTFPEDEERGRIADIIRTKIGKKELPKLRRELSARGAGKA
- a CDS encoding SIR2 family NAD-dependent protein deacylase, with amino-acid sequence MQDALDALTDDVRSTQPEQILIVTGAGVSHASGIPTFRGNDPDAIWKRDVTELGTRAFFCENPAGSWQWYLSRFEKVSGAKPNPGHHAIAALERFQTERGGDFLLVTQNVDTLHEQAGSKRMVKVHGTSDRYRCSRSGCELGALEGSIAASEVDLTAFRANPVEANVPRCPSCGSFLRMHVLWFDEVYAGHDDYQWSRVLDAAKVQARLVIFAGTSFSVGVTELVTQSARARRVPVFNIDPTPRIHQPGIMSIAAGAEVALVEVCKRLGVAV
- a CDS encoding phytanoyl-CoA dioxygenase family protein encodes the protein MPRPIAPSERRDTFERDGFLVLPGFVSAEACLALKRRVEELVDAFDPEAHRSIFSTHEQTRTSDDYFLASGDKVRFFFEEGALGPDGRLRVPKERALNKIAHAMHDLDPVFDRFSRTPALAALTAELGLSRPVLVQSMYIFKQPHIGGEVVCHQDATFLYTEPMTVTGLWFALEDATIENGCLWVVPGGHRQGLKKRFLRDERGSTRFEVLDPVPLVEDGAFPLEVPAGTLVVLHGLLPHRSEENRSARSRHAYTVHVVEADAYYAADNWLQRPDLPLRGFS